Proteins from a genomic interval of Verrucomicrobium sp.:
- the tsf gene encoding translation elongation factor Ts, which yields MSAVEIAPELVKKLRDQTGAGMMDCKKALLETKGDLEAAEVWLRKKGSAGAAKKAGREAKDGVIGSYIHAGEKVGVLIEINCETDFVARTPAFRELVKDLTLQVAAASPRYVSREEVPQAEIDKEKEVAAETVKGKPENVVEKIVSGKLDKYFATVCLLEQGFIKDPNVVVRDLIAAKIAELGENIVVRRFSRFQLGESL from the coding sequence ATGAGCGCTGTTGAAATCGCCCCCGAACTCGTCAAGAAGCTGCGTGACCAGACCGGCGCCGGCATGATGGACTGCAAGAAGGCCCTGCTGGAAACCAAGGGCGACCTGGAAGCGGCCGAAGTCTGGCTGCGCAAGAAGGGCTCCGCCGGAGCCGCCAAGAAGGCCGGCCGCGAGGCCAAGGACGGCGTCATCGGCTCCTACATCCACGCCGGCGAGAAGGTCGGCGTCCTCATCGAGATCAATTGCGAGACCGACTTCGTCGCCCGCACCCCGGCCTTCCGCGAGCTGGTCAAGGACCTGACCCTGCAAGTCGCCGCCGCCTCCCCCCGCTACGTCAGCCGGGAAGAGGTGCCCCAGGCGGAGATCGACAAGGAAAAGGAAGTCGCCGCCGAGACCGTCAAAGGCAAGCCCGAGAACGTCGTCGAGAAAATCGTCTCCGGCAAGCTCGACAAATACTTCGCCACGGTCTGCCTCCTGGAGCAGGGCTTCATCAAGGACCCCAACGTGGTGGTCCGCGACCTGATCGCCGCCAAGATCGCGGAATTGGGTGAAAACATCGTCGTCCGCCGCTTCTCCCGCTTCCAGCTGGGCGAGAGCCTCTGA